From Verrucomicrobiia bacterium, one genomic window encodes:
- a CDS encoding tetratricopeptide repeat protein has translation MKPDFHNFKFTRPAGEFFSPMAMRLLVILFIALASLPAVAASSTEKRAWEADLKHFEDAKSPLLWAMVETNFSQFIKKFPDSEHYADAVVFESRALYEQGKYDAVISLLSSQTNRGSGVADQFDYWTAKSYAKKQNYQQSADTFARLVRENPNSPLRLEAIFREAEAHAKLESWPKVIEELREPSSLFQQFARTNQSDELVVSGLLLLSEAELAQKDYAAAGKTLQGIATEHLRPELEWERQFLLCRVQMADGQAQAALEASTNLLMVAEAANRPELKAKSFFLQGQIHEQLDDMPSAVRSYEINLTNDLPAVRRQALLRIVDLNLRQNQTADAAQKLSDFLKDNPKTADFELLVLGELRLKEYFQPTNNASVINPLQSAETNFETIIRNFPNSEYLGKAELNLAWCLDAQGRTAESQAAFGRAGDLLPFSEDQAVARFKLADTLYQQKDFSGAVANYRLVIEKYDSLPAVKNELFEPALYQMVQASLSQSNLAVATEAMNKMLELFPNGSLADDSLLLVGQAETPAKARELFSRFLTQYPNSDLLPEMKLAMARTYESEANWMEAINLYDKWVQTYTNDPALPRAEFSRASANYRAALAANTPETNAFYLFTSFVTQFATNPVALSNDLPARAQHWVGDYYWRQEDFQKAELSYKEIFSDWPKSSLALEARMMAGRAALANQSPQAAISYFTNLISLSNCPPTVIAQALFASGDAALALPPATTPGKYQNAIYFFRLVVDTYTNTPIAIRAWGRLGDCYFALPENQMSQYETASNAFTLIINANAALADATTRSMAEIRLGQTLEAMSRLPGAADPKGLTLQALKHFMNVLYGSNLRDTEQADLIWVKEAGLDAGKLAEDLGENAQAVQFYERLISIAPPLRATLEKKIAKLQESQSASAKN, from the coding sequence GTGAAGCCGGATTTCCATAACTTCAAATTCACGCGCCCGGCCGGCGAATTTTTTTCGCCGATGGCCATGCGTCTGCTCGTGATATTATTTATCGCGCTGGCCAGCCTTCCCGCGGTGGCCGCAAGTTCAACTGAAAAACGCGCATGGGAAGCGGACCTGAAACATTTTGAAGACGCCAAGTCGCCATTGCTGTGGGCGATGGTCGAGACAAATTTTTCGCAGTTCATCAAAAAATTTCCCGACTCGGAACATTACGCGGACGCAGTGGTATTTGAATCGCGCGCGCTTTATGAACAAGGCAAATACGACGCCGTGATCTCGTTGCTGTCCTCGCAAACCAATCGCGGAAGCGGGGTAGCCGACCAGTTTGATTATTGGACGGCCAAGTCCTACGCGAAGAAACAAAATTATCAGCAGTCGGCGGACACCTTCGCAAGGCTCGTGCGGGAAAATCCGAATTCACCGCTTCGGCTCGAGGCGATTTTTCGCGAGGCCGAGGCACACGCAAAACTGGAATCCTGGCCGAAGGTGATCGAAGAACTGCGTGAGCCGTCCAGCTTGTTTCAACAATTTGCCCGCACGAACCAGAGCGACGAATTAGTCGTGAGCGGATTATTGCTGTTGAGCGAAGCCGAGCTGGCGCAAAAAGATTACGCCGCCGCCGGCAAAACTTTGCAGGGTATCGCCACGGAACATTTGCGGCCGGAGCTGGAATGGGAGCGGCAATTTCTTTTGTGCCGCGTGCAGATGGCCGATGGCCAGGCGCAAGCGGCGCTGGAAGCGAGCACAAATTTGCTGATGGTGGCGGAGGCGGCCAACCGGCCCGAACTCAAAGCCAAGAGTTTTTTCCTGCAAGGCCAGATCCATGAGCAACTCGACGACATGCCGTCCGCCGTGCGCAGTTACGAAATCAATTTGACGAATGATCTGCCCGCGGTACGGCGACAGGCGCTGTTGCGGATCGTAGACTTGAACCTGCGCCAAAACCAGACGGCGGATGCCGCGCAAAAACTCAGTGATTTTTTGAAAGACAATCCCAAGACCGCGGATTTTGAACTGCTGGTGCTCGGTGAATTGCGGTTGAAGGAATATTTTCAGCCGACCAATAACGCGAGTGTCATAAATCCGTTGCAATCCGCCGAAACAAATTTTGAAACCATCATTCGAAATTTTCCCAATAGTGAATATTTAGGGAAAGCCGAGTTGAATCTCGCTTGGTGTTTGGATGCCCAGGGCCGCACCGCGGAAAGCCAGGCGGCGTTCGGACGCGCGGGTGATTTGCTGCCATTTTCCGAGGATCAGGCCGTCGCGCGGTTCAAGCTCGCGGACACGCTCTATCAGCAAAAAGATTTTTCCGGCGCCGTGGCGAACTATCGCCTGGTGATTGAGAAATACGATTCGCTTCCCGCCGTCAAAAACGAATTGTTCGAGCCCGCGCTTTATCAAATGGTGCAGGCGAGTCTTTCGCAGAGCAATCTCGCCGTCGCGACCGAGGCGATGAATAAAATGCTCGAGTTATTTCCCAACGGCTCGCTTGCGGACGACAGCCTTCTGCTGGTGGGCCAGGCCGAGACACCGGCCAAGGCGCGCGAACTTTTTTCCCGCTTCCTCACGCAATATCCCAACTCCGATTTGCTGCCCGAAATGAAACTTGCCATGGCCCGCACTTATGAATCCGAAGCCAACTGGATGGAGGCGATCAACCTGTACGACAAGTGGGTGCAGACTTACACGAACGATCCGGCGCTGCCGCGCGCGGAATTTTCCCGGGCGTCGGCAAATTATCGCGCGGCACTGGCCGCGAATACGCCCGAGACGAATGCGTTTTATTTATTCACGAGTTTCGTGACGCAGTTTGCGACTAACCCTGTGGCCTTGAGCAATGATCTGCCGGCGCGCGCGCAGCATTGGGTCGGTGATTATTACTGGCGGCAGGAGGATTTTCAAAAAGCGGAATTGAGCTACAAGGAAATCTTCAGCGATTGGCCGAAGTCCAGCCTCGCGCTCGAGGCGCGCATGATGGCCGGACGCGCCGCGCTGGCCAACCAGAGTCCACAAGCGGCGATTTCCTATTTCACAAACCTCATCAGCCTGTCGAATTGCCCGCCCACCGTCATCGCGCAGGCCTTGTTCGCGAGTGGTGATGCCGCGCTGGCGCTGCCTCCGGCAACCACTCCCGGGAAATACCAGAACGCCATTTATTTTTTCCGCCTGGTCGTGGACACTTATACGAACACCCCGATCGCTATTCGCGCATGGGGTCGGTTGGGTGATTGTTATTTCGCGCTGCCGGAAAATCAGATGTCGCAATACGAAACCGCCAGCAACGCCTTCACGCTTATCATCAACGCGAACGCCGCGCTGGCGGACGCCACCACGCGCAGCATGGCGGAAATCCGGCTCGGGCAAACCTTGGAAGCAATGTCGCGCCTGCCCGGAGCCGCCGATCCCAAGGGACTGACCTTGCAGGCATTGAAACATTTTATGAACGTGCTTTACGGGAGCAATTTGCGGGACACCGAACAAGCCGATTTGATTTGGGTGAAAGAAGCGGGGCTGGATGCCGGCAAACTTGCCGAAGACCTGGGCGAGAACGCGCAAGCGGTACAATTTTATGAGCGATTGATTTCCATCGCGCCGCCGTTGCGGGCGACACTCGAGAAAAAAATCGCGAAGTTGCAGGAAAGCCAAAGTGCATCCGCAAAGAATTGA
- a CDS encoding glycoside hydrolase family 95 protein: MKTLSLVSLIVCGFAASAFSSDLTLWYSQPVGSVVSTILTTNQGQPVLNMGGGKASSFINEALPIGNGRLGALIAGGTARERVVLDEDSLWTGDENPSGNYDTMGAYQMLANLIIDLPRHQDALEYRRDLDIGDAVAHVSYISGGIRFTREYFCSHPDGVMIIRLMANQPGSYTGSLTLIDGHNAKATVSSNRVVITGALDNGLKYETQLIALHDGGALRANTTGIEFSNCDNLTLILAAGTDYAMDYAKHYRGEDPHLRVTKQIKAAARKSYESLKDRHEKDFHALFDRVELTLGNSSPNQIAMPTDLRKVQPATNFDPQLEELLFQYGRYLLISCSRPDGLPANLQGLWNDSNNPPWHSDYHANINIQMNYWLAEPANLSECAEPFFDLVTSQLEPWRAATRAAKEFNTSDGNPAQCGFAIRTSHNIFGGMGWRWDNTANAWYCWHFWQHYAFDGDKKFLKTVAYPVLKETCEFWEDHLKALPNGRLVVPNAWSPEHGPTEDGVSYSQEIVWDLFNHYIAAADALNMDKNYRDKIAALRDKLATPGIGSWGQLLEWMTEKHDAKNPELDTPNDHHRHTSHLFAVYPGEQINVTKTPALAHAAKVSLDARGDTGDVREWSFAWRTALYARLHDGNDAHRELQQLFSNRNTCPNLFGLHPPMQIDGNFGITAGVCEMLMQSHEGEINLLPALPDTWPDGSVRGLRARDGFVVDVAWRGGKLALATIHSLEGNPCRLRHGKTTREFKIEKGGSLWLDENLNEITK; this comes from the coding sequence GTGAAAACCCTCTCCCTCGTCTCGCTTATCGTTTGCGGCTTTGCCGCCAGCGCATTTTCCAGTGATTTGACCTTGTGGTATTCCCAGCCGGTGGGTTCGGTGGTCAGCACTATATTGACCACGAACCAGGGACAACCGGTGTTAAACATGGGTGGCGGCAAGGCTTCGTCTTTCATCAATGAGGCGCTGCCGATTGGAAATGGCCGTCTTGGCGCGTTGATCGCGGGCGGCACAGCGCGCGAACGGGTCGTGCTCGATGAAGACAGCTTGTGGACCGGCGACGAAAATCCCAGCGGCAATTACGACACGATGGGCGCTTATCAGATGCTCGCGAATCTGATCATTGATTTGCCCAGACACCAGGACGCCCTCGAATATCGCCGTGACCTGGACATCGGCGATGCCGTCGCGCATGTGAGTTACATATCGGGCGGAATAAGATTCACGCGCGAATATTTTTGCAGCCACCCGGACGGCGTAATGATTATCCGACTGATGGCCAACCAGCCCGGCAGTTACACGGGAAGCCTGACCTTGATTGATGGCCACAACGCCAAGGCAACCGTCAGCAGCAACCGGGTCGTGATCACCGGCGCGCTCGACAACGGGCTCAAATACGAGACGCAACTGATCGCGTTGCACGACGGCGGCGCGTTGCGGGCGAACACCACAGGAATCGAATTCAGTAATTGCGATAACCTCACGCTCATTCTCGCGGCGGGAACGGATTACGCCATGGACTATGCGAAGCATTATCGCGGTGAAGACCCGCATCTTCGCGTGACGAAACAAATCAAAGCCGCTGCCAGAAAAAGTTATGAGTCGCTCAAGGACCGCCACGAAAAAGATTTCCATGCGCTCTTCGATCGCGTCGAACTCACTCTGGGCAATTCATCGCCGAACCAAATCGCGATGCCCACCGACCTCCGCAAAGTCCAACCCGCGACAAACTTTGACCCGCAGCTTGAAGAATTACTATTTCAATATGGCCGTTATCTTTTGATTTCCTGTTCGCGCCCGGACGGTTTGCCCGCAAATTTGCAGGGGCTTTGGAATGACAGCAATAATCCGCCGTGGCACTCGGATTATCATGCCAATATCAATATCCAGATGAACTACTGGCTGGCGGAACCGGCGAACCTCTCCGAATGCGCCGAGCCGTTTTTTGATCTGGTCACGAGCCAGCTTGAACCCTGGCGCGCAGCGACGCGGGCCGCAAAGGAGTTCAACACCAGTGACGGCAATCCAGCGCAGTGCGGTTTTGCGATCCGCACTTCGCACAATATTTTTGGCGGCATGGGCTGGCGATGGGACAACACCGCCAACGCCTGGTACTGCTGGCATTTCTGGCAACATTACGCGTTTGATGGAGACAAGAAATTTTTGAAGACTGTGGCTTATCCCGTTTTGAAGGAAACCTGTGAATTTTGGGAAGACCATCTCAAGGCTTTGCCGAATGGACGCTTGGTCGTGCCGAACGCGTGGTCTCCGGAACACGGCCCGACGGAAGATGGGGTGAGTTACAGCCAGGAAATTGTTTGGGACTTGTTCAACCATTATATCGCGGCGGCGGACGCGCTGAATATGGACAAAAATTACCGCGATAAAATTGCCGCGCTGCGTGACAAGTTGGCGACGCCAGGCATCGGCAGTTGGGGCCAGTTGCTGGAATGGATGACCGAGAAACACGATGCGAAAAATCCTGAACTCGATACGCCGAATGATCATCATCGGCATACGTCGCACTTGTTCGCGGTGTACCCGGGTGAACAAATCAATGTGACCAAGACCCCGGCACTTGCGCACGCGGCAAAAGTTTCGCTCGATGCGCGCGGCGATACCGGCGACGTACGCGAGTGGTCCTTCGCCTGGCGCACCGCGTTATATGCACGGTTGCACGACGGCAATGACGCGCATCGCGAATTACAGCAACTGTTTTCGAATCGTAATACGTGTCCGAACCTTTTTGGTCTGCATCCGCCGATGCAAATTGACGGAAACTTTGGCATCACCGCCGGCGTTTGCGAAATGTTGATGCAGTCGCACGAAGGCGAAATCAATTTGCTGCCGGCTCTGCCTGACACATGGCCGGATGGAAGTGTAAGGGGCCTGCGCGCGCGCGATGGATTTGTGGTGGATGTGGCGTGGCGCGGTGGCAAGCTGGCGTTGGCCACAATCCATTCGCTGGAAGGAAATCCCTGCCGTTTGCGCCACGGCAAAACGACTCGTGAATTCAAAATAGAAAAAGGCGGCAGCTTGTGGCTGGACGAAAATCTGAACGAAATCACGAAGTGA
- a CDS encoding iron-sulfur cluster assembly accessory protein, whose product MSAATPTESVINLTESAAGQIRHLVESNSENTGKHLRVYVEQGGCSGKQYGMVFDEKRPEDLFVEMHGVTVLVDPVSAGHIQGSILDFNDGLNASGFKITNPNARQSCGCGKSFEA is encoded by the coding sequence ATGAGCGCAGCCACTCCAACCGAATCAGTCATTAACCTCACAGAAAGTGCGGCCGGACAAATCCGGCATCTGGTCGAAAGTAACTCGGAAAACACCGGAAAACATCTGCGCGTTTATGTGGAGCAGGGCGGCTGCTCGGGCAAGCAATACGGCATGGTCTTCGATGAAAAGCGCCCCGAAGATTTATTTGTGGAAATGCACGGTGTGACCGTGCTGGTGGATCCAGTTAGCGCTGGTCATATCCAGGGCTCCATTCTTGATTTCAACGACGGGCTCAACGCTTCCGGTTTCAAGATCACAAACCCGAATGCCCGTCAAAGTTGCGGTTGCGGAAAATCCTTTGAGGCCTGA